A window of Dehalogenimonas sp. WBC-2 genomic DNA:
ATGCTTTTTTGGTGGAAGTAAGGATATCTTTTTTTGAACTCTTGGTATTGGCCAATGAACGCCTCCTGAAATATTAACCTGATGACAAGAAAGAGATTATACAGGATTAAGCCACCTCTACGCAACACTAAAATTACGTTACTAACGTAAAATACCTCTTGTCCGCAGCACTCCACCCTGTTAATATTACCACGATGAAGTTTTATGCCAAACTTGCCGCTGCTGCCCGCCACAACAACAGCTGTGTGTGCATCGGGCTGGACCCGGAACCGGAAAAGCTGCCTGCCGGTGTCAGCACACTTGAATTTTGTCAGGCAATCATTGGGGCGACTCATGATCTGGTGTGCGCTTATAAACCCAACTCGGCTTTCTTTGAAGCGTTGGGGGAAGACGGCTGGAGCACACTCAAAGCGGTTATTAAGTGTGTGCCCAAGAATATCCCAGTTATTCTTGATGCCAAGCGCGGCGACATCGGCAATACCGCCAAAGCCTACGCCAGAGCGGCCTTTGTAGAACTGGGCGCCGACGCGGTCACGGTCAACCCCTACATGGGCTACGATTCTATGGAGCCTTTTATCGGCTACGATGATAAGGGTATCTTTGTGCTGTGCCGCACTTCCAATCCGGGCGCCGCCGATTTCCAGTCGCTCAAGATCGACGGCGAACCTCTATACCGGCTGGTGGCCAAAAAAGTCGGGGAGTGGAACGTCCGGGGAAACCTGGGACTGGTGGTCGGGGCGACACAGCCGGAAGAACTCAAGGTCATCCGGCAGAGCCATCCCACGATGCCTATCCTGATTCCGGGTGTCGGGGCGCAGGG
This region includes:
- a CDS encoding orotidine 5'-phosphate decarboxylase, with amino-acid sequence MKFYAKLAAAARHNNSCVCIGLDPEPEKLPAGVSTLEFCQAIIGATHDLVCAYKPNSAFFEALGEDGWSTLKAVIKCVPKNIPVILDAKRGDIGNTAKAYARAAFVELGADAVTVNPYMGYDSMEPFIGYDDKGIFVLCRTSNPGAADFQSLKIDGEPLYRLVAKKVGEWNVRGNLGLVVGATQPEELKVIRQSHPTMPILIPGVGAQGGSLEKAVKYGTGNSDGLAIISSSRQILYASSGSDYAAAARRAATELRDEIEGYRAE